One window of the Nicotiana tabacum cultivar K326 chromosome 4, ASM71507v2, whole genome shotgun sequence genome contains the following:
- the LOC107782800 gene encoding developmentally-regulated G-protein 2 produces the protein MGIIEKIKEIEAEMAKTQKNKATEYHLGQLKAKIAKLRTQLLEPPKGSSGAGEGFEVTKFGHGRVALIGFPSVGKSTLLTMLTGTHSEAASYEFTTLTCIPGIIHYNDTKIQLLDLPGIIEGASEGKGRGRQVIAVSKSADIVLMVLDASKSEGHRQILTRELEAVGLRLNKRPPQIYFKKKKTGGISFNSTVHLTHLDEKLCYQILHEYKIHNAELLFREDATVDDLIDVIEGNRKYMKCIYVYNKIDVVGIDDVDRLSRQPNSVVISCNLKLNLDRLLAKMWDAMGLVRVYTKPQGQQPDFTDPVVLSADRGGCTVEDFCNHIHRSLVKDVKYVLVWGISARHYPQHCGLAHLLQDEDVVQIVKKKDKEGEGRGRFKSHSTDPARISDRVKKAPLKT, from the exons ATGGGGATCATAGAGAAGATCAAAGAAATTGAGGCCGAGATGGCAAAAACCCAGAAAAATAAAGCAACTG AATATCATTTGGGTCAGCTGAAGGCTAAGATAGCAAAGCTGAGGACACAATTGTTGGAGCCCCCCAAA GGTTCTAGTGGCGCTGGAGAAGGTTTTGAAGTTACAAAGTTTGGCCATGGACGTGTTGCACTAATAGGATTTCCAAG TGTTGGAAAGTCTACACTCCTTACAATGTTGACAGGAACACATTCTGAAGCTGCATCATATGAGTTCACAACACTTACTTGCATCCCTGGTATTATCCATTACAATGATACTAAAATTCAATTGCTTGATCTTCCGGGAATCATTGAAGGTGCATCTGAAGGAAAGGGGCGTGGTAGACAG GTCATTGCTGTTTCCAAGTCTGCAGACATCGTATTGATGGTTCTTGACGCTTCAAAA AGTGAAGGCCATCGACAAATATTAACAAGGGAGCTGGAAGCTGTGGGCCTGCGATTAAATAAGCGACCTCCTCAG ATATACTTCAAGAAGAAAAAGACTGGTGGAATTTCTTTTAACAGCACTGTGCATCTGACACATCTGGATGAGAAGCTATGCTATCAAATTCTGCATGAATACAAGATTCACAATGCTGAG CTGTTATTTCGTGAAGATGCTACGGTGGATGACCTAATTGATGTTATTGAGGGAAATCGTAAATACATGAAGTGCATATACGTCTACAACAAGATAGATGTTGTTGGTATTGATGATGTGGACAGATTATCTCGACAGCCGAACTCCGTTGTCATCAGTTGCAACTTGAAG CTGAATCTGGACAGACTACTTGCAAAAATGTgggatgcgatgggtcttgtcaGAGTTTATACAAAGCCTCAAGGCCAGCAACCAGACTTCACAGATCCCGTGGTCCTTTCTGCT GATAGAGGTGGCTGTACAGTTGAAGATTTCTGCAATCACATACATCGGAGCCTTGTTAAGGATGTGAAGTATGTGTTGGTGTGGGGCATTAGTGCAAGGCACTACCCCCAGCATTGCGGCCTTGCCCATCTGCTTCAGGATGAAGATGTAGTTCAGATTGTTAAGAAAAAG
- the LOC107782799 gene encoding uncharacterized protein LOC107782799 isoform X2: MEANEADIEGSVFPVTNTLGALEKEIADPIVYQLVRVDGDGRLVPATQDEIMVVEDLLEDDKCEPKLVPDTRQTTESCKTEGCLMERNPFQAPEGKLEYENPKVVAEKSNASVDKVPDLEKMGAPEKVTVHGSAPCSELSNIDLSGRTEISFNSEDALNEDTPSTSASSSWKPDFSKLEGKICLDNLTVKELQETFKATFGRETSVKDKQWLKRRITMGLTNSCDFSCTTFIIRDNLVVRKGEEQISHPVKVRISADPEVGVANSDSGGSLGDRDNRVNDDANFSGTDVPSSAFESCNVTKDLYAEQGTAKRVRKPTKRYIEELSEIEETSEKLPSSYKVSRYRFPCTESLMRPTTNVRSNARPLFTRQDSLGGSGVQIPFVSRIRRSRPRENFTSLLKLQPSDMDMATRQVRSVFDASGPQEDDKRNNDLIKTSSTPGWTKQPLIAACEKDEHYSGMRIVELENDMNEDNSDDNVELNDGFEDNSDDNVISVPTPKGGMRRKHHRPWTIDEVVKLVEGVARYGAGRWSEIKRLAFASCPYRTSVDLKDKWRNLLKASFVQLPAEKGMLNSRKQASVPIPAPILSRVRELADMQGQFQPILSTGKSSGHSSGRSVHEARSGYL, translated from the exons ATGGAGGCAAATGAAGCTGACATTGAGGGTAGTGTTTTTCCAGTAACAAATACCCTCGGGGCTTTGGAGAAGGAGATTGCTGATCCTATTGTTTACCAGCTTGTCCGG GTTGATGGTGACGGGAGATTAGTCCCTGCAACACAGGATGAAATTATGGTGGTTGAGGACTTGCTCGAAGATGATAAGTGTGAACCCAAGCTTGTTCCGGATACGAGACAAACTACAGAATCCTGCAAAACTGAAGGATGTCTTATGGAGAGAAATCCATTTCAAGCTCCAGAAG GTAAACTAGAGTATGAAAACCCTAAAGTTGTTGCAGAAAAGTCAAATGCGTCAGTCGACAAAGTGCCTGACTTGGAAAAAATGGGAGCTCCTGAAAAG GTGACTGTTCATGGATCGGCCCCTTGCTCGGAGCTCAGCAACATTGACCTATCTGGGAGGACTGAAATAAGCTTCAATTCCGAAGATGCATTAAATGAGGATACACCATCAACTTCTGCTAGTTCTAGTTGGAAGCCAGACTTTTCGAAGTTGGAGGGGAAGATATGCTTAGACAATCTAACAGTTAAAGAGCTCCAAGAAACTTTTAAAGCAACTTTTGGAAGGGAAACTTCTGTCAAGGATAAACAGTGGCTTAAGAGGAGGATTACTATGGGGCTGACTAATTCGTGTGATTTTTCATGCACCACTTTCATAATAAGAGATAATTTAGTGGTGAGGAAAGGTGAAGAACAAATCAGTCATCCTGTAAAGGTCAGAATTTCTGCAGATCCTGAAGTTGGAGTGGCAAATTCTGACTCTGGAGGGTCATTAGGTGACCGTGACAATAGAGTAAATGATGATGCTAATTTTTCCGGCACAGATGTTCCCAGCTCAGCATTTGAAAGTTGTAATGTTACTAAGGATCTGTACGCAGAGCAGGGAACAGCCAAAAGAGTTCGCAAACCGACAAAAAGATATATTGAAGAACTTTCAGAAATAGAAGAAACTAGTGAGAAGTTACCATCTTCATATAAAGTCTCCAGATACAGGTTTCCATGTACAGAATCTCTTATGAGGCCCACCACAAATGTTAGGTCAAACGCGAGACCTCTCTTCACCAGGCAAGATTCTCTAGGAGGTTCCGGTGTTCAGATTCCATTTGTTTCTCGGATTCGAAGGAGCCGTCCACGTGAGAACTTCACATCTCTTTTG AAACTTCAGCCCAGTGATATGGACATGGCAACCAGACAAGTAAGAAGTGTTTTTGATGCATCTGGGCCACAAGAAGATGATAAGAGAAATAATGACCTGATCAAGACCAGCTCAACTCCTGGGTGGACTAAACAGCCT CTTATTGCTGCTTGTGAGAAAGACGAGCATTACAGTGGGATGAGAATTGTTGAGCTAGAGAATGACATGAATGAGGACAATTCAGATGATAATGTGGAACTGAATGATGGCTTTGAGGATAACTCAGATGATAATGTGATATCTGTACCCACCCCAAAAGGAGGAATGCGGAGAAAACATCATCGACCTTGGACTATTGATGAGGTTGTTAAGTTAGTTGAAGGCGTAGCCAGGTATGGTGCTGGTAGATGGTCTGAGATAAAGCGGCTTGCTTTTGCATCTTGCCCTTACAGAACTTCGGTGGACCTGAAG GACAAGTGGAGAAATCTGCTGAAAGCTAGTTTTGTGCAGTTGCCTGCAGAAAAAGGG ATGCTGAATTCCCGGAAACAGGCTTCAGTTCCGATCCCTGCTCCAATTCTCTCGCGTGTGAGAGAGCTTGCTGATATGCAAGGTCAGTTCCAACCAATTCTCAGTACCGGCAAGTCAAGTGGACATAGTAGTGGTAGAAGTGTACATGAAGCTAGGTCTGGATACTTGTAG
- the LOC107782799 gene encoding uncharacterized protein LOC107782799 isoform X1: MEANEADIEGSVFPVTNTLGALEKEIADPIVYQLVRVDGDGRLVPATQDEIMVVEDLLEDDKCEPKLVPDTRQTTESCKTEGCLMERNPFQAPEESFSGKLEYENPKVVAEKSNASVDKVPDLEKMGAPEKVTVHGSAPCSELSNIDLSGRTEISFNSEDALNEDTPSTSASSSWKPDFSKLEGKICLDNLTVKELQETFKATFGRETSVKDKQWLKRRITMGLTNSCDFSCTTFIIRDNLVVRKGEEQISHPVKVRISADPEVGVANSDSGGSLGDRDNRVNDDANFSGTDVPSSAFESCNVTKDLYAEQGTAKRVRKPTKRYIEELSEIEETSEKLPSSYKVSRYRFPCTESLMRPTTNVRSNARPLFTRQDSLGGSGVQIPFVSRIRRSRPRENFTSLLKLQPSDMDMATRQVRSVFDASGPQEDDKRNNDLIKTSSTPGWTKQPLIAACEKDEHYSGMRIVELENDMNEDNSDDNVELNDGFEDNSDDNVISVPTPKGGMRRKHHRPWTIDEVVKLVEGVARYGAGRWSEIKRLAFASCPYRTSVDLKDKWRNLLKASFVQLPAEKGMLNSRKQASVPIPAPILSRVRELADMQGQFQPILSTGKSSGHSSGRSVHEARSGYL; this comes from the exons ATGGAGGCAAATGAAGCTGACATTGAGGGTAGTGTTTTTCCAGTAACAAATACCCTCGGGGCTTTGGAGAAGGAGATTGCTGATCCTATTGTTTACCAGCTTGTCCGG GTTGATGGTGACGGGAGATTAGTCCCTGCAACACAGGATGAAATTATGGTGGTTGAGGACTTGCTCGAAGATGATAAGTGTGAACCCAAGCTTGTTCCGGATACGAGACAAACTACAGAATCCTGCAAAACTGAAGGATGTCTTATGGAGAGAAATCCATTTCAAGCTCCAGAAG AATCATTTTCAGGTAAACTAGAGTATGAAAACCCTAAAGTTGTTGCAGAAAAGTCAAATGCGTCAGTCGACAAAGTGCCTGACTTGGAAAAAATGGGAGCTCCTGAAAAG GTGACTGTTCATGGATCGGCCCCTTGCTCGGAGCTCAGCAACATTGACCTATCTGGGAGGACTGAAATAAGCTTCAATTCCGAAGATGCATTAAATGAGGATACACCATCAACTTCTGCTAGTTCTAGTTGGAAGCCAGACTTTTCGAAGTTGGAGGGGAAGATATGCTTAGACAATCTAACAGTTAAAGAGCTCCAAGAAACTTTTAAAGCAACTTTTGGAAGGGAAACTTCTGTCAAGGATAAACAGTGGCTTAAGAGGAGGATTACTATGGGGCTGACTAATTCGTGTGATTTTTCATGCACCACTTTCATAATAAGAGATAATTTAGTGGTGAGGAAAGGTGAAGAACAAATCAGTCATCCTGTAAAGGTCAGAATTTCTGCAGATCCTGAAGTTGGAGTGGCAAATTCTGACTCTGGAGGGTCATTAGGTGACCGTGACAATAGAGTAAATGATGATGCTAATTTTTCCGGCACAGATGTTCCCAGCTCAGCATTTGAAAGTTGTAATGTTACTAAGGATCTGTACGCAGAGCAGGGAACAGCCAAAAGAGTTCGCAAACCGACAAAAAGATATATTGAAGAACTTTCAGAAATAGAAGAAACTAGTGAGAAGTTACCATCTTCATATAAAGTCTCCAGATACAGGTTTCCATGTACAGAATCTCTTATGAGGCCCACCACAAATGTTAGGTCAAACGCGAGACCTCTCTTCACCAGGCAAGATTCTCTAGGAGGTTCCGGTGTTCAGATTCCATTTGTTTCTCGGATTCGAAGGAGCCGTCCACGTGAGAACTTCACATCTCTTTTG AAACTTCAGCCCAGTGATATGGACATGGCAACCAGACAAGTAAGAAGTGTTTTTGATGCATCTGGGCCACAAGAAGATGATAAGAGAAATAATGACCTGATCAAGACCAGCTCAACTCCTGGGTGGACTAAACAGCCT CTTATTGCTGCTTGTGAGAAAGACGAGCATTACAGTGGGATGAGAATTGTTGAGCTAGAGAATGACATGAATGAGGACAATTCAGATGATAATGTGGAACTGAATGATGGCTTTGAGGATAACTCAGATGATAATGTGATATCTGTACCCACCCCAAAAGGAGGAATGCGGAGAAAACATCATCGACCTTGGACTATTGATGAGGTTGTTAAGTTAGTTGAAGGCGTAGCCAGGTATGGTGCTGGTAGATGGTCTGAGATAAAGCGGCTTGCTTTTGCATCTTGCCCTTACAGAACTTCGGTGGACCTGAAG GACAAGTGGAGAAATCTGCTGAAAGCTAGTTTTGTGCAGTTGCCTGCAGAAAAAGGG ATGCTGAATTCCCGGAAACAGGCTTCAGTTCCGATCCCTGCTCCAATTCTCTCGCGTGTGAGAGAGCTTGCTGATATGCAAGGTCAGTTCCAACCAATTCTCAGTACCGGCAAGTCAAGTGGACATAGTAGTGGTAGAAGTGTACATGAAGCTAGGTCTGGATACTTGTAG
- the LOC107782799 gene encoding uncharacterized protein LOC107782799 isoform X3: protein MKTLKLLQKSQMRQSTKCLTWKKWELLKRYVTVHGSAPCSELSNIDLSGRTEISFNSEDALNEDTPSTSASSSWKPDFSKLEGKICLDNLTVKELQETFKATFGRETSVKDKQWLKRRITMGLTNSCDFSCTTFIIRDNLVVRKGEEQISHPVKVRISADPEVGVANSDSGGSLGDRDNRVNDDANFSGTDVPSSAFESCNVTKDLYAEQGTAKRVRKPTKRYIEELSEIEETSEKLPSSYKVSRYRFPCTESLMRPTTNVRSNARPLFTRQDSLGGSGVQIPFVSRIRRSRPRENFTSLLKLQPSDMDMATRQVRSVFDASGPQEDDKRNNDLIKTSSTPGWTKQPLIAACEKDEHYSGMRIVELENDMNEDNSDDNVELNDGFEDNSDDNVISVPTPKGGMRRKHHRPWTIDEVVKLVEGVARYGAGRWSEIKRLAFASCPYRTSVDLKDKWRNLLKASFVQLPAEKGMLNSRKQASVPIPAPILSRVRELADMQGQFQPILSTGKSSGHSSGRSVHEARSGYL from the exons ATGAAAACCCTAAAGTTGTTGCAGAAAAGTCAAATGCGTCAGTCGACAAAGTGCCTGACTTGGAAAAAATGGGAGCTCCTGAAAAGGTAT GTGACTGTTCATGGATCGGCCCCTTGCTCGGAGCTCAGCAACATTGACCTATCTGGGAGGACTGAAATAAGCTTCAATTCCGAAGATGCATTAAATGAGGATACACCATCAACTTCTGCTAGTTCTAGTTGGAAGCCAGACTTTTCGAAGTTGGAGGGGAAGATATGCTTAGACAATCTAACAGTTAAAGAGCTCCAAGAAACTTTTAAAGCAACTTTTGGAAGGGAAACTTCTGTCAAGGATAAACAGTGGCTTAAGAGGAGGATTACTATGGGGCTGACTAATTCGTGTGATTTTTCATGCACCACTTTCATAATAAGAGATAATTTAGTGGTGAGGAAAGGTGAAGAACAAATCAGTCATCCTGTAAAGGTCAGAATTTCTGCAGATCCTGAAGTTGGAGTGGCAAATTCTGACTCTGGAGGGTCATTAGGTGACCGTGACAATAGAGTAAATGATGATGCTAATTTTTCCGGCACAGATGTTCCCAGCTCAGCATTTGAAAGTTGTAATGTTACTAAGGATCTGTACGCAGAGCAGGGAACAGCCAAAAGAGTTCGCAAACCGACAAAAAGATATATTGAAGAACTTTCAGAAATAGAAGAAACTAGTGAGAAGTTACCATCTTCATATAAAGTCTCCAGATACAGGTTTCCATGTACAGAATCTCTTATGAGGCCCACCACAAATGTTAGGTCAAACGCGAGACCTCTCTTCACCAGGCAAGATTCTCTAGGAGGTTCCGGTGTTCAGATTCCATTTGTTTCTCGGATTCGAAGGAGCCGTCCACGTGAGAACTTCACATCTCTTTTG AAACTTCAGCCCAGTGATATGGACATGGCAACCAGACAAGTAAGAAGTGTTTTTGATGCATCTGGGCCACAAGAAGATGATAAGAGAAATAATGACCTGATCAAGACCAGCTCAACTCCTGGGTGGACTAAACAGCCT CTTATTGCTGCTTGTGAGAAAGACGAGCATTACAGTGGGATGAGAATTGTTGAGCTAGAGAATGACATGAATGAGGACAATTCAGATGATAATGTGGAACTGAATGATGGCTTTGAGGATAACTCAGATGATAATGTGATATCTGTACCCACCCCAAAAGGAGGAATGCGGAGAAAACATCATCGACCTTGGACTATTGATGAGGTTGTTAAGTTAGTTGAAGGCGTAGCCAGGTATGGTGCTGGTAGATGGTCTGAGATAAAGCGGCTTGCTTTTGCATCTTGCCCTTACAGAACTTCGGTGGACCTGAAG GACAAGTGGAGAAATCTGCTGAAAGCTAGTTTTGTGCAGTTGCCTGCAGAAAAAGGG ATGCTGAATTCCCGGAAACAGGCTTCAGTTCCGATCCCTGCTCCAATTCTCTCGCGTGTGAGAGAGCTTGCTGATATGCAAGGTCAGTTCCAACCAATTCTCAGTACCGGCAAGTCAAGTGGACATAGTAGTGGTAGAAGTGTACATGAAGCTAGGTCTGGATACTTGTAG